The DNA sequence CAGGTACGACTTCAAAGTCTATCTGATGCTTAACAAGGAATTTAACTTCTTCAGCACCTCTTGCAAATACAAATGGATCTCCCGACTTTAATCGAACGACCGAACTCCCATTGTTATGGTGTTTAAGCATTAAGTTATGTATATCTATCTGTCGCTGCTCTCTTGGAATCGTGTCTCCAGATCTTGTACCAACATATATTTTGTTTGCAGTAGATGGGATTAAAGAAACTATTTCGTCTGATATTAGACTGTCGTATAGAACAATATCTGCTTCTTTTAAAAGTCGGAATGCTTTAAGAGTTAATAAATCAGGGTCTCCAGGACCAGCTCCTACAAGATATATCATTTAATAAATGGTAATTGTGTTACGCATCAAAGGTAATTATTTATCGAATTGTAAAGTTTTAGTGAGATAGTAGATACTTATACTGTATACACTTCAAAGACAGGTCC is a window from the Flavobacteriales bacterium genome containing:
- the cobA gene encoding uroporphyrinogen-III C-methyltransferase; its protein translation is MIYLVGAGPGDPDLLTLKAFRLLKEADIVLYDSLISDEIVSLIPSTANKIYVGTRSGDTIPREQRQIDIHNLMLKHHNNGSSVVRLKSGDPFVFARGAEEVKFLVKHQIDFEVVPGITAGIAGASLLKIPLTERSKSKSILFCTGYSIDSDQSQIDDMANTLKAGSNLCMYMGYKSLNTVVSRLKAVCDSEKIFVTAISNVSRKNQKTITYSLDTIEEESKNN